The nucleotide sequence ACCAATTGCCCGGGGAGCATGCCGAGCAGGCCCGGCGGGCACTGGAGGAATTGCGGGCGGTGGTCTACAGCATGCAGACGCCGTCAACCCCCTTTGATGCCCTGCTCGGCCAGTGGCGTGCCGAGGTGGCCGAGCGCTGTGAGGCAGCCGAGGTCGCCCTGACATGGACGGTTTCGGGCCCTGTGCCCGACCACGTTCTCGGCGGCGGCGCGGTGTTGGCGCTGTCGCGGGTGCTGCGCGAATGTGTCAGCAATGCGCTGCGACATTGTCCACAGGCACCGGAACTGACGGTCGATCTGAGCTGCAGCGAGACCCGGCTGACGGTGGTCGTGACCCATGCCTACGAAGGCCCGGCCACGACGACCTGGCAGCCCTCGGTCGGACTCAACAACCTGCATGAACGTCTGCGCCAGATGTCAGGACACATCGAATGGCTGGCCGATGACGGTCGCGGCCGACTGAGCGCTCGTTGGCAGGTGCCCTGGGGACAGCTACTCGCCCTGGACTGATGAGCGCCTCTGAGGCTGCGCCCGGACCCCGCAAGCACATACCCGCGCCGCTCAGTAGCAATGCAGCGCTGAATCGGCCCCCACCGAGATCTGCACGCAACGCAACGTGATCGCCTGTCCGCCCTGCAGGAATTGCTCGACCGCCACCGCTAACGCCGCGTCCTGATCGTCTTCCGGCAACGGGTCGGTGGGCGGCGAAGGTTGAACCAGCAGCAGCTCTGCCGGCTGGTTGCCGGGGCGGCAGAGGTCGATCAGCGGCGGCGTGCGGGCCGCCTCCCCTTGCGGCCAGACGGCAGCGAACCCGGCCACCCGGAAACAGGCGCGCTCGGCATAACTCTGGGGCAAGCGATCAGCACCGTAGTAAATGGCAGCGGGCGCCGCATGTAGGGCCCGATCGGTCCCGAGTTCGACAATCATCGCGCCCGGCGGCTGGGTGCGCACGATGGCCCCCACCGGCCGACCCGGCAGCACCGCGCAGCCAGCCAGCAGCAACGAAATTCCGCCCCACATCCCCAGATGCCGTGCCATACCGCCCCCCTGATTGCCGACGTCCCCGTGACCCAGCATGGCACGGCTGGATGACAGGCAAGCAATCTGCAGGCCAGCAGCCGGGTCGCAGAGTCAGAGGGACGGAACCCTTGTCATTGCGAACCCGCAATGCGGGTGTGGCAATTTCGTCACGATGGCAGCGCCGGCCGGACGAGATCGCCGCGGGGCTGCGCCCCTCGCGATGACAGAAAGTTTGGCTGCGCCCCTCGCGATGACAGGAAGGTTGGATGCGCCCCTCGCGATGACAGGAAGTTAGGTTGCGCCCCTCCGATGACAGGAAGTTAGGCGGCGCCCTCCGCGATGACGGTTCCTTTCCCTGTCATTGCGAGCCCGCGTAGCGGGCGTGGCAATCTCGGCCGGCGTGCACTGCCTTGAATAGGCGTTGGGCCCCGTTCCCCCACCCGCGAACAGAGCTCGCTACACGGCGGTGTTCGCGCGCTGCAGAGCCGCGATGCGGACATCCAGCGGCGGGTGGGTGGCGAACCACTTGCGGGCACCGCTGGAGATGCCGAAGGCGGACATCTGCTCGGGCAGCGTCGACGCACCGTGAGCGCTCTTCAGCTTCTCCAGTGCTGCAATCATCTTGCGCCGACCGGCCAGGTGGGCACCGCCGGCATCGGCGCGAAACTCCCGCTGCCGCGAGAACCAGGCAACGATGGTCGAGGCAAGAATGCCGAACACCACCTGCAGCACCAGCACCGAGATGAAGTAGCCGGGGCCATAGCCGCGCTCGGTCTTGAACACGGCACGGTCGAGCACGTGGCCGATCACCCGCGACAGGAACATCACGAAGGTGTTCACCACGCCCTGGATCAAGGTGAGGGTAATCATGTCGCCATTGGCGACGTGTGAGACTTCATGCGCCAGCACGGCTTCAACTTCGTCCTGATTCATGTGCCGCATCAGGCCGGTAGAGACGGCGACCAGCGCCTTGTTCTTGTTGGCACCGGTGGCGAAGGCGTTGGGCTCCGGGGCGTCATACACGGCGACGTCCGGCATGCCGATGCCGGCTGCCTGCGCCTGCCGCCGCACGGTATTGAGCAGCCACATCTCCATGCTGTTGCGCGGCTCCTTGATGACCTGGGCACCGGTGCTGCGCAGCGCGATCCATTTCGACATCAGCAGCGAGATGAAGGAGCCCCCCATACCGAAGATGGCGCAGAACACCAGCAACTGGTTGAGGTTGAGCGAGCCGTCGGCTTCGAGGAAGCGGTCAACGCCGAGCAGGCGGGCCACCACCGACAACACCAGAATGACCGCGATGTTGGTGGCGAGGAACAGGGCAATACGTTTCATGGGTGTCGATCAGTCAGTACGTCCGGATGGACGGAAATACTATTGGGTCTGGAGGCCGGGAACTCAAGCTGCATTAACAACACTGCCAGCCGGACGAGATTGCCACGCCCGCGCTGCGGGCTCGCAATGACAACAATAAGGGTGTCATCGCGAGGGGCGCAGCCCCGCGGCGATCTCATTGATGTGGGCACTGCCAAAGGGTGTCATCGCGAGGGGCGCAGCCCCGCGGCGATCTCGTTGATGTGGGCACTGCCAACCGGACGCGTTTGCCGCGCCCGCATTACGGGCTCGCAATGACGCCTCACGCGCCCTCCGGCGCCATCTGGTCCACCCGCTGGAACCCCCGCGGCAGATGCGAGCCGCGACTGGCCCGCGCGCCGGTGTATCCGGCAAGATCGGACGGTTTGAGGGTCAGCGTACGCTTGCCACAGACCAGCGCCAGCGGGGTATCCGGCGGCAGCACGCAGCTGGCGAGGATGCGGTCCTGGCCCTTGAGGCTGATCAGCTTGTTGCCCTTGCCCTTGGCCAGTTCCGGCAGTTCGGCCACCGGGAACAGCAGCAGGCGACCTTCGGCGGTGGTCAGTGCGACCTGGGCGTCATCGCCGGTCAGTTTCGACGGTCGCAACAGGCCGGCACCCGCCCCGATGGTGACGGCGGCCTTGCCGGCGCGGTTGCGGCCCTGCAGGGCCTCCAGCCGCACCACGAAGCCGTAGCCTTCGGTGGAACCGACAACATAGCGGTCGCTGGCATCGCCCAACATCATCGCGACGATCTTGCCGCCGTCCTGCAGGTCCAGCCGGGTGGTCACCGGCTCGCCCTGGCTGCGCGCGGACGGCAGTTCGCGCGGGTTGAGGGTGTAGGCGCGCCCGTGGTCGTCGAGCAGGATCAACAACTGGTTGGTCTTGCCGGTGCAGTGCAGGCCGTACTCGTCGCCGGCCTTGTAGGACAGGGTTTCGGGATCGAGATCATGACCCTTGCCAGCGCGGATCCAGCCGGCCTTCGACAGCACCACGGTGATCGGCTCGGCCGGCAGGATGGTTTCGGCCGACATCGCCTGTGCCGGCGGCGCGGCGTTGATCGCGCAACGGCGATCATCACCGTACTTCTCGGCATCCTCGCGAATCTCCTGACCGATCAGCTTCTTCAGTGCGGCGTCATCGCCCAGCAGCCGCTCCAGCTCGGCGCGTTCCACGGCCAGGGCATCCTGCTCGCCCTTGATCTTCATCTCTTCCAGCCGCGCCAACTGCCGCAACTTGGTGTCGAGAATGTAGTCGGCCTGGCGTTCGGACAAGGCGAAGGTGCGCATCAGCACCGCCTTCGGCTCGTCCTCCTGGCGGATGATGCGGATCACCTCATCGAGGTTGAGGAAGGCGATCAGCAGGCCTTCCAACAGGTGCAGGCGATCGTTGACCTTGGCCAACCGGTGGTTGAGCCGGCGGGTGACGGTGGCAAAGCGGTAGTCCAGCCACTCGACCAGGATTTCCCGCAGGTTCTTCACCTTGGGCCGGCCGTCGAGGCCGATCATGTTGAGGTTGACCCGATAGCTCTTCTCGAGGTCGGTGGTGGCGAACAGGTGGGTCATCAACTGCGTCGCATCGACCCGGTTGGAACGCGGGACGATGACGATGCGCACCGGACTCTCATGGTCCGACTCGTCGCGCAGATCCTCCACCAGCGGCAGCTTCTTGGCGCGCATCTGGTCGGCGATCTGTTCCTGCACCCGCGACCCGGAAACCTGATGCGGCAGCGCGGTGATGATGATGTGGCCGGTGTCGGCCTCGCGTTCCCACACCGCCCGCGCCCGCACCTGGCCAAGGCCGGTACGGTAGAGCTTGAGCAGGTCGGCCGACTCCGAAACGATCTCGCAGCCGGTCGGGTAGTCCGGCGCCGGCACGAAGCCCATCAGGGTTTCGATCTCCGCCCCCGGGTGCTTCAGCAGATGAATGCAAGCCTTGGCCAGCTCGCGCAGGTTGTGCGGCGGGATGTCGGTGGCCATGCCGACGGCAATACCGGTGGTGCCGTTGACCAGAATGTTGGGCAGGCGCGCCGGCAACAGCTTCGGCTCGTCCATGGTGCCGTCGAAGTTGGGCACCCAGTCGGCGGTGCCGTTGCCGAGCTCGGTCAGCAGGGTGGCCGCATAGGCGGTCAGCCGCGACTCGGTGTAGCGCATCGCGGCAAAGCTCTTGGGGTCGTCCGGCGAGCCCCAGTTGCCCTGCCCGTCCACCAGCGGATAGCGGTAGGCGAAGGGCTGCGCCATGGTCACCATCGCCTCGTAACAGGCGGAGTCACCGTGCGGGTGGAACTTGCCGAGCACGTCCCCGACGGTGCGTGCCGACTTCTTGTACTTGGCGCCGGCCGCCAACCCCAGTTCGCTCATGGCGTAGACGATGCGCCGCTGCACCGGCTTCAGGCCATCGGCCACGTGCGGCAGGGCGCGGTCCAGCACCACGTACATGGAGTAGTCGAGGTAGGCCTTCTCGGCGAAGACGCTCAGCGGCAGGCGTTCGGTTTCGATGATGTCGGTCATGGGTTCAGATCTCCGCCCGGTTGCCTTCGCGTTCCAGCCATTCCTTGCGGTCGCCAGCGCGTTTCTTGTTGAGCAGCATGTCGACGATCTGGTCGGACTGGCCCTCGTCGAGGGTCAGCTGCACCAGCCGCCGGGTATCCCGCGCCATGGTGGTCTCGCGCAACTGCAGCGGGTTCATTTCGCCCAGGCCCTTGAAGCGGGTGACGCTGAGCTTGGTGCGCGGCTGCTCCGCCTGCAGGCGGTCGAGAATGCCGTCGCGCTCGCCGGCATCCAGCGCATAGAACACCTGCTTGCCGGCATCCACCCGGTACAGCGGCGGCATCGCGATGTAGATATGGCCGGCATCCACCAGCGGCCGGTAGTGGCGCAGGAACAGCGCGCACAGCAGTGTGGCGATGTGCAGACCGTCGGAGTCGGCATCGGCCAGCACACAGATCTTGCCGTAGCGCAGCTGCGACAGGTCGGCACTGCCGGGGTCGACGCCAATGGCCACCGAGATGTCGTGGATCTCCTGGCTGGCCAAGGCCTCGCCAGCGTCGCATTCCCAGGTGTTGAGAATCTTGCCGCGCAGCGGCATCACGGCCTGAGTATCGCGATCGCGCGCCTGTTTGGCGGAGCCACCGGCGGAATCACCTTCCACCAGAAACAGCTCGGTCTGGTTGAGGTCGGTGGAGACGCAGTCGGCCAGCTTGCCGGGCAGCGCCGGGCCGCTGGTGATCTTCTTGCGCACCACCTGCCGGCTCTGCTTGAGGCGGGCGGCGGCATTGGCAATCACCCACTGGGCGATCTGCTCGCCTTCGTTGGGATGCTGGTTCAGCCACAGACCGAAGGCATCGTGGATGACGCCGGAGACGAAGGCGGCGGTCTCCCGCGATGACAGTCGCTCCTTGGTCTGGCCGGCGAACTGCGGGTCGTGCATCTTGGTCGACAGCACGTACTGGCAGCCTGCCCAGACATCGTCCGGGGTCAGCTTGAGGCCGCGCGGCAACAGGTTGCGAAACTCGCAGAATTCGCGCAGCGCCTCGGTCAGCCCGGTGCGCAGCCCGTTGACGTGGGTGCCGCCCTGGGCAGTGGGAATCAGGTTGACGTAGCTCTCGGCCACCGCCTCGCCGACTCCCTGGGTCCACACCAGCGCCCATTCGGCCTCTTCGCGCTTGGCCTTGAGGCTGCCGGTGAAGGGCTCGGCCGGCAGCGTCTCGGCACCCTGCAGGGCATCTTTCAGGTAATCCACCAGGCCGTTTTCGTATTGCCAGACGGTCTGTTCATTGTGGGTCCGGTCATCCAGCACCACCTTCAGGTTCGGACACAGCACCGCCTTGGCACGCAGCACCTGCTTGAGCCGCGGCAGGCTGAACTTGGGGCTGTCGAAATATTTGGGGTCAGGCCAGAAACGCAGCGTGGTGCCGGTGCGACGCTGGCCGACGGTGCCGACCTCGGCCAGTTCTTCCGCCTTGTGACCGTCGGCAAAGCCGATGGCCCACTGCTTGCCAGCGCGGAACACGTTGACCGTCATCCGCGTCGACAGCGCGTTGACCACTGACACCCCCACCCCGTGCAGACCGCCGGAGAAGGTGTACATCTTGTTGGAGAACTTGGCGCCGGAATGCAGCTTGGTGAGGATCAGCTCGACCCCACTGACCTGATGTTCCGGGTGGATGTCCACCGGCATCCCGCGGCCATCGTCGGCCACTTCCAGCGAGCCGTCGTCGAACAGGGTGACGGTGATGGTCTTGCAATGACCGGCAAGGGCCTCGTCGACCGCGTTGTCGATGACCTCCTGCGCCAGATGGTTCGGACGCTGGGTATCCGTGTACATCCCCGGGCGCTTCCGGACAGGGTCCAAACCCTGAAGAACTTCAATGGCTTGCGCGCTATAGTTGGAATTGTCGGTCATGCTCGGCGGCTGAAAATCGGGGCGGGCGGAGGCTACGGGATGGCGCCCCGGCAGGCAAGCCGCTACCCCCGGAACGCTTGCCGCAACCGGCGGCGGGGTCTAGGGTAGTCCTACGCACAGCGCCGTGTCGGTCGCGCATGCGCCCGCACCCGCTGACGGTCACCCCAAGCCGGCGGCGGCGGTTGCCGGCCTGCAAGGAGGTCAGAGATGAACCACCATGCTCGCGCCAGCGTTTCCCACGGCCGCACCGGAGCCACCCGGTCCCGACCGGCCGACCCTGCCGACGCCACCCTCGACCGGCTGCTGGAACGTGCCGGCATCCGCCTGAACGGCCCGCGCCCCTGGGACCTGCAGATCCACCACCGGCAGACCGCCCGGCGCATCCTCGCCCAGGGCAGCCTCGGGCTCGGCGAGAGCTACATGGACGGCTGGTGGGATGCCGAACAGCTCGACACCCTGATCTTCCGCCTGTTGTCGGCGCGGCTGGACCAGGCCGTGCGCACCCCGGCGCTGGCCTGGGCCGGGCTGCGGGCACGGCTGTTCAACCTGCAGAACGAGGCCCGCGCCTGGATGGTCGGCCAGCAGCACTATGACCTCGGCAACGACTTCTTCGCCGCCATGCTCGACCCGTCCATGGCCTATTCATGCGGCTACTGGGCCGATGCCGACACCCTCGCGGATGCCCAGTTCGCCAAGCTCGATCTGGTTTGCCGCAAGCTCGGCCTGCAGCCCGGCATGCGGTTGCTCGACATCGGCTGCGGCTGGGGCAGCCTGATGCGCCACGCCGCCGAACACTACGGGGTGGAATGCCTGGGCCTGACTGTCTCGCGCGAGCAGGCCGCTTACGGCGCCGAACGCTGCGCCCAACTGCCGGTGCGGTTCGAACTGGCGGACTACCGCAGCTTCAACCCGGACGGCCGGCAGCGCTTCGACCGCATCGCCTCCATCGGCATGTTCGAGCACGTTGGCAGCAAGAACTATCCGGCCTTCTTCGCGGTGGCAGAGCGCAGCCTGCGGGAAGACGGGCTGATGCTGCTGCACACCATCGGCAAGACCCACCACCGTGACACCACCGACCCCTGGATCGACCGCTACATCTTCCGCAACGGCCAGTTGCCACTGCTGGGACAGATCAGCGATGCCGCCGATCCCCACTTCGTGATCGAGGATGTCCACAATTTCGGCGCCGACTATGACCGCACCCTGCGGGCCTGGCATCGAAACTTCCAGCAGCATTGGCCGCGCTTCGCCGAGCGCCACGGCGATCGTTTCCGGCGGATGTGGCGCTACTACCTGCTGGCCTGTGCCGGCGCCTTCCGCGCCCGCACGCTACAGCTTTGGCAGCTGGTGCTGGCCCCCGGCGGGCTGGCCGGCGGCTATCGACGTCCGATGGTCTGAATCTCGGCCGTTACACTACGGGCCTGGTGACGCGCCTGTGATCGCAGGCGTGCCGTCACGCCCTTTCCCCAGCCCGAGACCTCCATGGCGCGAAATCGCTCGCTGAACATCCGCATGGCGACCCATGCGGACATTCCGGCCATCCGCCGGCTCATGAAGAAGGCCTACCCGACCATGGGCGGCTACAGCCGCGACCAACTGCGCGGGCAGCTCAACCACTTCCCCGAAGGTCACATGGTGGCCGAGCTCGACGGGCACATTGCCGGCTACAGCGCCTCGATCATCGTCACCACTGACGAGGCCCTGCGGCCGCATACCTGGACCGAGATCACCGGCAACGGCTTCGGTTCCACCCACGACCCGGACGGTGACTACCTCTACGGCTACGAAGTGGCGGTGGACCCGGACTACCGCCAGCGGCGACTGGCCGAGCGGCTCTACTCGGCGCGCCGCAAGCTGTGCGTCAACCTCGGGCTGGAGGGCATCGTCTTCGGCGGCCGCCTGCCCGGTTATGCCCGCCGCGCCCGCAAGATCGGCGACCACGCCGCCTATTGCAGGGAAGTGCTCGAAGGCCGCCTGCGCGACTCCGTGATGAACTTCCAGCTACGCCAGGGCTTCGAGCTGATGGGCGTGCTGCCAGGCTACCTGACCTCCGACACCGACTCCGGCGGCAGCGCCACCCACATGCGCTGGCGCAACCCGCAGGCCCGCACCGATGTGGTACGCGCTCACTCGGCGCCGGACCGCGGCCCCTCCACCGTGCGCGTCGCCACCGTGCAGTACCTGCAGCGTGCCATCGGCTCGTTCGACGATTTCGCCGGCATCGTCCGCTACTTCGTCGATACCGTGTCCGACTACAAGTGCGACTTCGTGGTGTTCCCCGAATACTTCGCACTGCAGTTGCTGTCGATCGAGAATGCGCCGCTGAAGCCGCGCGAGGCGATTCTCAAGCTGGCCGAGTACAACGACCGGCTGGAAACGCTGTTCCACGACATGGCGCTGCGCTACAACGTCAACATCATTGCCGGCTCGCACCCGGCCATGCAGCCCGACGGACGGCTAATGAACCTGGCCCACGTGTTTCTACGCGACGGCTCGGTCTATGAACAGCCGAAGATTCACCCGACCCCGGCCGAGCGCTACTGGTGGCAGGTGGAAGGCGGTGACTATGTGCGCGCCATCCAGACCGACTGCGGCACCATCGGCGTGCTGGTCTGCTACGACAGCGAGTTCCCCGAGCTCACCCGCCACCTGGTCGACCAGGGCGCCGACATCCTGTTCGTGCCGTACTCCACCGAGGAGCGCAACGGCCACCTGCGGGTGCGCTACTGCGCCCATGCGCGGGCGGTGGAAAACCAGATCTACGTCGTCACCTCCGGCAACACCGGCAACCTGCCGCGGGTGCAGAACATGGACATCCACTACGCCCAGAGTGCCATCATCACGCCCTGTGACTTCCCGTTCGGCCGCGATGGCGTGGCCGCCGACACCACCCCCAACGTCGAGATGATCGCCTTCGCCGACCTCGACCTGGCGGCGCTGGCCACTGCACGCGCCCACGGGACGGTGCAGAATCTCAAGGACCGACGCCACGACCTCTACGCCGTGCAGTGGCGCGGCAAATCCGCACCCTGACGCCATGCCCAAGACCCTGCCCCCCGCCGAAGACCCCGTCAGCCAGTTCGAGGCCGCCATGAAGGAACTCGAAACCCTGGTCCAGCAACTGGAACAGGGCGACCTGCCGCTGGAAGCCTCGCTGTCGGTGTTCGAGCGCGGCGTGACGCTGGCGCAGCAGTGCCGGACCACCCTGGAGACCGCCACCCAGCGGGTGGAAAACGTGCTCGAGCGGACGACACCCGACGAATGAGCGACCTTTTCGACGCCGACCGTGCCCGGCTGGCGGCGCGGATGGCCGGCGTGTTGCCCACTGCCACCGCGCATCCCGCCCGGCTGCACACGGCGATGCGCTATGCCTGCGAGGGCGGTAAACGGCTTAGGGCATTGCTGGTCTACGGCACCGCGCGCGTGCTCGGGGTACCGCTGGACCAGGTCGATGGCTGTGCCTGCGCGGTCGAGCTGATCCATGCCTATTCACTGGTCCACGATGACCTGCCGGCGATGGACGACGACGACCTGCGACGCGGCCGGCCCACCGTGCACCGCCAGTACGACGAAGCCACGGCCATACTCGTCGGCGATGCCCTCGGCACCCTGGCTTTCGAGGTGCTGGCAACCGATGCGCGGGTGCCCGCGGCCCGCCGTGCAGCCTTGGTTGGTGCACTGGCACGGGCCTCCGGCTCGGTCGGCATGGTCGGCGGCCAGGCGCTGGATCTGGCAGCGGAGGGCGCCCGCGCCGGCAGCATTTCCGTGGCCGCCTTGCAGGACCTGCACCAACGCAAGACCGGGGCCCTGATCGCCGCCAGTGTCACCCTGCCGCGGCTGGTGGCCGAGCCGCCAGCCGTGATCGCCGAAGCGCTGGACCGCTGCGGCGATGCCCTCGGCCTCGCCTACCAGATCCAGGATGACATCCTCGACGTCGAGGCCAGCAGTGACGCCCTCGGCAAGACCGCCGGCAAGGACCAGCGCAACGGCAAGACCACCTACGTCAGCCTGCTGGGGCTGGCCGGCGCCCGCGCCGCGGCCGACGACACCTTTGCGCAGGCCCACCGCGCATTGGCCGAGGTGCCCAATGCCGCCCCCCTTACGGCCATGATCGACCTGATGGCCGCCCGGCAACATTAAGCGACAGTGCTGCGTAATGAGTGTCGAGTGCTGAGCAAGGCGACCGCCGTGGCACTGGCGTCCCATGATTTCCGAGTCCCCGAACCCGGCGCCACCAGGGCGCCCGCATTCGTCATAATGCCGACATGAGCGACATCCCCGGATATGCCCTGCTGGGCCGCGTCAACACCCCGGCCGACCTGCGCGCCCTGCGCGAAGACGAGCTGCCGGGCCTGGCGATCGAGCTGCGACGCCACCTGATTGAGACGCTCGGCCGTATCGGCGGGCACTTTGCCGCCAACCTTGGCACGGTGGAACTCACCATCGCCCTGCACCGTTGCTTCAACACGCCGGACGACCGCCTGGTCTGGGATGTGGGCCACCAGGCCTATCCGCACAAGATGCTCACCGGCCGCCGGGCCCGACTGGAAACCATCCGCCGGTACGAGGGCCTGGCCCCGTTCTGCCACCGCGATGAGAGCGAATACGACACCTTCGGGGTGGGCCACTCGTCCACCAGCATCTCTGCGGCCCTCGGCATGGCCGCCGCCGCCCGCATCAAGGGCGAGCACCGCCGGGCAGTGGCCATCATCGGCGATGGCGGCATGACCGCCGGCATGGCCTTCGAAGCGCTCAACCACGCCGGCCATACCGGCGAAGACCTGATCGTGGTCTACAACGACAACGACATGTCGATCTCCGAAAACGTCGGCGGCATGCGTAACCACACCGCCCGGCTGGTACAGAAACTGGGGCTGGTGGCACCTCACCTGCGGCGGCTACCGCAGGACAGCGAGGAGAACGTCGCCCATCTTGATGATCCCGGCGCCCTGTTCCGCACCCTCGGGCTTGACTACCACGGCCCCATCGACGGCCATGACCTGGGCCAGCTGACCGCTGCCTTCGACCGCCTGAAAACCCTGCGCGGTCCGCAGTTGCTGCACGTGCTCACCGTCAAGGGCAAGGGCTTCGACCCGGCAGAGCTCGATCCCATCAAATATCACGGGGTCACCCAGTTCGATCCGGTCACCGGCCAGTTCCCCAGCAAGAAGCCCGGCGGACGCCCGGCCTATACCCAGATCTTCGGCGACTGGCTGTGCGATCAGGCCAGCCGCGACCCGCAGGTAGTGGCGATCACCCCCGCCATGCGTGAAGGCTCCGGCCTGGTGCAGTTCGCAGAACGCTTCCCCGACCGCTACTTCGATGTCGGCATCGCCGAGCAACATGCGGTCACGCTCGCTGCCGGATTTGCCTGCGAAGGCCTCAAGCCGGTCTGCGCGATCTACTCGACCTTTCTCCAGCGCGGCTACGATCAACTGATCCACGACGTCGCCCTGCAGAACCTGCC is from Flagellatimonas centrodinii and encodes:
- the dxs gene encoding 1-deoxy-D-xylulose-5-phosphate synthase, whose translation is MSDIPGYALLGRVNTPADLRALREDELPGLAIELRRHLIETLGRIGGHFAANLGTVELTIALHRCFNTPDDRLVWDVGHQAYPHKMLTGRRARLETIRRYEGLAPFCHRDESEYDTFGVGHSSTSISAALGMAAAARIKGEHRRAVAIIGDGGMTAGMAFEALNHAGHTGEDLIVVYNDNDMSISENVGGMRNHTARLVQKLGLVAPHLRRLPQDSEENVAHLDDPGALFRTLGLDYHGPIDGHDLGQLTAAFDRLKTLRGPQLLHVLTVKGKGFDPAELDPIKYHGVTQFDPVTGQFPSKKPGGRPAYTQIFGDWLCDQASRDPQVVAITPAMREGSGLVQFAERFPDRYFDVGIAEQHAVTLAAGFACEGLKPVCAIYSTFLQRGYDQLIHDVALQNLPVLFAIDRGGLVGADGATHHGAFDLSYLRCIPNMVVMAPSDEVECQRMLQTGLGHTGPSAVRYPRGNGPGLTLEADPRPLTLGKGRIVREALGRRRPRVALLAFGCMVAPALEAAEIIDAVVADMRFVKPLDTELILDLAQENDLLVTLEDNVRAGGAGSAVNEALVAHHQQVPVLNLGLPDQFVEHGTREELMAQWGLDGAGILRSIQKRLRAKDLDESALRKLG